From the genome of Amycolatopsis camponoti:
AGGATGACCACGAGGACGTCGTCGGTCGTGCCGGCGATTTCGGTGACGATGCGTTCGGAAGCGCCCCAGAACATGGCGCCCTCGAAGCCGAACACCGCGATGTGCTCGTCGCCGGGGGTGGCGGGACCGGGAAGCGCGTCGCGGCGGGCGTGCGCGGCGCCGGCGAGGTGGCGCAGGGCGAAGAAGGCGGCGACGAGCAGGCCGATTTCGACGGCGAGGATGAGGTCCGCGGCGACGGTCACCAGCGCGGTCACGGCGAAGGTGGCCGCGCTGGAGCGGCTCGCGTGGACGACTTCGCGGATCGTGGGCAGTGGGACCATCTTCAGGCTGGTGACCATGAGGACGCCGGCCAGCGCGGCGAGCGGGATCCGGGACACGAGCCCGGTGGCGGCGTAGATCACCGCGAGTATCACCAGGGCGTGCGTGATGGCCGCCAGCCGGGTCCGGGCGCCCGAGCGGACGTTGACCGCGGTGCGGGCGATCGCACCGGTGGCGGGCATGCCGCCGAAGAGGCCGCTGGCGATCGAGGCCAGTCCCTGACCGACGAGCTCGCGGTCCGGGCGGGTCGGCCCGACCGGGGGCCCCGTGCGGGTCATCGTCACGGCGACGCGCGCGGAAAGCAGGGATTCGATGGCTGCCAGCGCGGCGACCGCGACGACGGCGCCGGTGAGGTCGCCGACCGCTCCGAGGGTGAAGGACGGCAGCGCGGGGGTCAGTGTGCTGGGCAGCCCGCCGATCCGCGGAAGGGGTGCGTGGACGACCTCGGCGACGACGGTCGCTACGGCGACCGCGAAGAGGGAGGCCGGTATCCCGCGGTGCAGCTTGGGCAGAACCAGCATGATCACCGCGACCAGCGCCACGGTCGCGATCGTCCAGACGCCCACGCCGCCGCCGGTCACGGCGTGCGCGACCGCGTCGGCCGCGGCCAGGAGCGGGTTCTTCCCCGGCGGCGCGGCCGTGCCGACGGCCGCGGGGACCTGCTGCAGGAAGATGATGCAGGCGATCCCGAGGGTGAAGCCCTCGACGACCGGCCAGGGGAGGTAGCCGACCAGTCGGCCCAGCCGCGCGGCTCCGGCGACGAGCACGACCAGACCGCCGAGGATGGCGACCAGGGCGATCGAGGACGGGCCGTGTGCGGCGACGATCGGGGCCAGGACCACGGCCATCGCTCCGGTCGGTCCGGACACCTGGACGGGTGAGCCGCCGAACACCGCGGCCACGATCCCCGCCACGACGGCCGTGACGAGACCGGCTGCCGGTCCCGCGCCGGAGCTGACCCCGAAGGCCAGGGCCAGCGGGAGGGCCACGACGCCGACGGTGATCCCGGCGAGCAAGTCCGTGCGCAGCACGGGCCCGTGGAGGTCGTAGTCACCCCGGCCCGGCAGCAGGTCGCGGGCGTTCACACCCGGGCCGCGATCGCGTCGAGCACGGCCTGGGGGCTCGCACCGGGCAGCGGCGGCAGCTCCCGGGCGGCGCGCAGCTGCTCCGAGCCGGGACGGAGCCCGGCCATCAGGAAGGCGCGGGCGACCACGAGCAGTTCGGCCACGAGTGGTTCGGCGAGCCAGTACTCGACGGCGTTGCCGGTCCGCGACGAGGTGACGACCCGGGTGCGGCGCAGGACGGCGAGGTGCTGGGACAGCTGGGAGGCTTCGCAGCCGGTCACCTCCAGCAGCCGCGTCACCGGCGCGCCGTCGTCCCCGGCGGCGGCCAGCACCTCCAGGACCTGGATCCGGGTCGGGTGCGCGAGGCACTTGAACAGGTCGGCCTTGATCCGGTACAGCGGCTCCGTCGTGCGGGACCTTGCGGGCATGGGCACCTCCTGGATTGATGACTCTATCAATCCATCAATCCATGGCGGGACGCGGCCGGGCGATCTCGGTGCTGCGCGCCGGGCGAGGGAATCATCGTCTCCGTGGACGTGATGGCGCGAAGGGACGTAAGTCCTCTCGACCGGTGACCGACGCCAGCGGTGACCAGGGTCCCCGCTTCCTAGGTTGGGAGGTAACCCCGAAAGGCAGGAACCCCCGATGCGAGCACGCGATCTGATGACCGCGCCGGTGATCACCGTGCACCCGTGGACGTCCGCCAAGGAGGCGGCCGGGCTGCTGTCGATGCACGGCTTCACGGCTCTTCCCGTGGTGGACGACGAGGACGGGTTGGTCGGCATCGTCACCGAGGCCGATCTGATCCGCGGCCGGGTCCCGGCCGACCCGCGCCACGTCCACGAGCCCCGCGCCACCGTCGCCGGCAAGACCGTCGGTGATCTGATGACCAGCCCGGCTACCGCCATGGACACCGGCGCCGATGTCGCCGACCTGTGCCAGGCCTTGGTGGACGCCCGGATCCGGGCGATGCCGATCGTCGACGGCTCGGCGGTCGCCGGCATCGTCACCCGCGGCGACGTCGTCCGGATGCTCGCGCGGGAGGACACCGAGATCGCCCGGGACGTCAAGCACCGCTTGGAGATCTACGGCGGCAGCGGCCGCTGGGGAATCGATGTCCGTGACGGGTGCGTGCACATCACCGACCAGTTCGACGACGACACCGATCGGCACGTTGCCCGGCTGCTGGCGCTGGCCGTGCCCGGCGTCGTCGCCGCCGACACCGCGTATGCGGGTGAGGAGCAAGCACGATGAGCACCATCGAACCGAGGATCACCGTGGGCGTGGACGGCTCGGTGGGTTCCGCCGCCGCCGTCGCCTGGGCGGCGAACCTCGCCTCCCGGCGCCATCTCGAGCTGAAGGTCGTGCATGGTCTCCAGCTCGCCGGCGTGTACTACGGAGGCGGGATGCTCGGCGCCGGAGCGGAGGCGCTGTTCGACGCGATCCGAGCCGACGGCGAGCGGGCCATCGCCGACGCGTGCAGCCTCGTGGCGTCGATCGACAAGGACCTCGTCGTCACGACGGAACAGCCGAACGAGCCACCCGTGCCGCTGCTGATCGAGGAGTCCCGGCACGCCCGGATGCTCATCGTCGGCCGGACCGGCGCCGGCGGATTCGCCGACATGCTGCTCGGGGGCACGGCGGCCACGGTCGTCGCCCACGCGCACTGCCCGATCGCGGTGGTCCGCGGCCGCGACGGGGCCACGGCCGTCCCCGGCTCGGGACCGGTCGTCGTGGGCGTCGACGGCAGCCCGAACAGCGAACAAGCGCTGGCCATCGCGTTCGAGGAGGCCTCGCTGCGTGGCACGCCGCTGATTGCGCTGCACGCTTGGAACGACGTCACCTACGAGGACGCTTTCGGCACCGCGCGGATCTTGACCCCGCCGGACACCCTCGAAGACGACGAGGAGCGGCTGCTCGGTCAGCGGCTCGCGGGCTGGCAGGAGAAATATCCCGACGTCGAGGTCCGGCGTGTGCTCGTGCGCGACCGGCCGCGGCACGCGCTGCTCGAGGCGTCCGCGGAAGCTCAGCTGGTGGTCGTGGGCAGCCGCGGCCGCGGTGGATTCACGGGCATGCTGCTGGGCTCGACCAGCCAGGCTCTCGTGCAGCACGCCCAGTGCCCGGTGCTCGTCGTCCGCCCGGAGCCGAAGGCATGACCGCCGTCGAAGCACGTCCGGCGGCGCTGAGCGGCACCGAACTCGCCCAGGTGGACGCCCTCTGGCGGGCCGCGAACTACCTTTCGGCCGGCCAGATCTACCTGATGGCCAACCCGCTGCTGCGCGAGGAGCTGCGCGCCGAGCACGTCAAGCCGAGACTGCTCGGGCACTGGGGGACCTCGCCCGGCCTCAACTTCGTCTACGCCCACCTCAACCGGGCCATCCTGACCCACGACCTGAACGCCATGCTGGTCACCGGCCCGGGGCACGGTGGGCCGGCGTTGCTGGCGAACACGTGGCTGGAGGGCAGTTACACCGAAGCCTGGCCCGAGGTCACGCGCGATGCCCCGGGCATGCGGGAGCTGTTCAAGCAGTTCTCCTTCCCCGGTGGCGTGCCCAGCCATGTGGCGCCGCAAGTGCCCGGTTCGATCCACGAAGGCGGCGAGCTGGGTTACTCGCTGGCGCACGCCTTCGGGGCCGCGTTCGACAACCCGGGCCTGCTCGTCGCCTGCGTGGTCGGCGACGGCGAGGCCGAGACCGGCCCGCTGGCCACGTCGTGGCACGCGAACAAGTTCCTCGACCCGGTCCGGGACGGCGCGGTGCTGCCGATCCTGCACCTCAACGGCTACAAGATCGCCAACCCGACGGTGCTTTCGCGGATCGCCCCGGCGGAGCTGGACGCCTTGCTGCGCGGCTACGGGTATGCGCCGATCTACGTCGAGGGCAGCGACCCGGAGCCGATGCACCAGGCAATGGCCGCGGCGCTCGACTCGGCCGTCGCCACCCTCGCCGAACGGCGCGGCGTGTGGCCGATGATCGTGCTGCGCAGCCCCAAGGGCTGGACGGGACCGTCCGTTGTGGACGGCAAGCCGGTCGAGGGGACCTGGCGTTCCCACCAGGTGCCCCTGGCCGAGGTCCGCCACAACCCGGAGCACCTCAAGCAGCTGGAGGAGTGGCTGCTGTCCTACCGGCCTTCGGAACTGTTCGACGGGTCCGGCCGTCCGGTCGCCGACGTCACGGCGATGATCCCGGCGGGGGAGCGCCGGATGGGCTCGAACCCCCACGCCAACGGGGGTGTGTTGCTGCGGCCGCTGTCGTTGCCCGGCACCGCGGCCCACGCGGTGTCCGTGCCGGCGCCGGGGGTGACGGTGGCCGAGCCGACCCGGGTGCTGGGCCGGTTCCTGCGGGACGTCTTCGCGCTGAATGCCGACCGGGCGAACTTCCGCCTGTTCGGCCCGGACGAGACGGCGTCCAACCGGCTCGATGCGGTCTACGACGTCACCGGCAAGCAGTGGCAGGCCGCGATCGAACCGGTCGACGAGAACTTGTCCCCCGACGGCAGGGTGCTGGAGGTGCTCTCGGAGCACCTGTGCCAGGGCTGGCTCGAGGGCTACCTGCTCTCGGGGCGCCACGGGCTGTTCTCCTGCTACGAGGCGTTCGTACACATCGTGGACTCGATGGTGAACCAGCACATCAAGTGGCTGCGGGTGCACCGGCAGATCCCGTGGCGGCGTCCGGTGGCGTCGCTGAACTACCTGCTGACCTCGCACGTGTGGCGGCAGGACCACAACGGTTTCTCCCACCAGGACCCGGGTTTCGTCGACCACGTCGCCAACAAGAGCTCCGAGGTGGTGCGGATCTACTTCCCGCCGGACACGAATACGCTCCTGGAGGTGGCGGCGCATTGCCTGCGCAGCCGGGACTACGTGAACGTCGTCGTGGCGGGCAAGAACGACACGCCGAACTGGCTCGACGCCGAGCAGGCGGCCCTGCACTGCGCCCGCGGCGTGAGCATCTGGGAGTGGGCGAGCAGCCACACCGACCGGGAGCCCGACGTCGTCCTCGGCTGCGCGGGCGACGCCCCGACCCTCGAGGTCCTGGCCGCCGCGAAGATCCTTCGGGAAGAGCTGCCGGACCTCGCCGTGCGCGTGGTCAACGTGGTCGACCTGATGCGGCTGCAGCCGGAGGTCGAACACCCCCACGGGCTGGGTGATCGGGAGTTCGACGCGTTGTTCACCCCGGACCGGCCGGTGATCTTCGCCTACCACGGTTATCCGTGGCTGATCCACCGCCTGGCTTACCGCCGGACGAACCACGCGGGGATGCACGTGCGCGGCTACACCGAGCACGGCACCACGACCACGCCGTTCGACATGCTGGTGCTCAACCACATGGACCGCTTCCAGCTGGTCATCGACGTGATCGACCGCGTACCGGGGCTCGCCGCCACGGCCGGGGTGCTGCGGCAGCGGATGACCGAGAAACAGGGTCGGCACACCCGGTACATCCGCGCCCACGGTGAAGACCTGCCGGAGATCCGCGACTGGGCCTGGGAAGGCTGATTCGAGACGCCGTGAAGGCCCCCTTGAGGAACTCGTAGTTCCTCAAGGGGGCCTTCACGGCGTCTCGAATGCCGGTTGAAGCGGGCGAAACCGGTGCGGAGGCAGTCTTCGTAGAAGAGGGTCACCCGCGCCGCGGAGTCCGGGCATCCGTGCCGGGGGCAGGTGCTCCAGCAGGTAGTCGAAGTAGGCGGCGAGGCGTTCGGCGTGGAGCACACCGCGACCCAGTGGCGGCGGCCCGATGGCGGGCGGCGTTCGCACGCTCTTGTGCGGTGAGGCGGGAGTGACCACGCCGGTCACCCGAGACGAGCTGGAGGCCGCGATGGACGCGGACCACGGACCGTGGTCGGCGCGCTGGGTGGCCGGCACTGCGCGCGGCAGCACCTGCCCGGCGCCGTCACCCTGGTTCTGGCCGATGTCGACGCGCAGTGCCCGCTTTGCTGCCCGACCGCGAAGCCGCGGTCGGGCAGGAGGTGGCCGTCCGGCCGACCACACTGGCTAGGTCGACGTCCGCACGTACCGGGAGGGTGTCGAGGGGCGGCTGCCGGCGGGCCGGCCCGCCGAAACGGCTCGCGCCTTCCCGGCCGGTGTCACGGCCACCGCCGGGAGCGAGGCGAACTCCGCGGGCCGGTGGGTGACCACCAGGGCCGACCGGCCCGCGGTCGCCGCGAGTACGTCGGCCGCCAGCGCCGTCGCCGTGGGGGTGTCGAGATGGGCCGTCGGTTCGTCCAGCAGGAGGATCGGGCGGTCCGACAGCAGCGCGCGGGCCACGCCGACGCGCTGCCGCTCGCCGCCCGAGATCGGGGTTCCGTGGGTGCCCAGCGCCGTGTCGAGGCCGTCGGGCAGGTGCGAGAGCCACGAACCGAGCTGGGCCAGGCCCAGAGCGGTGCGGAGCTCGTCGTCGGAGGCACCAGGGCGGGCCAGGCGGAGGTTCTCTCGCAGCGTGCTGTCGAACAGGTGGGTGTCCGGCCCGCACCAGGCGATTTGCGCCCGGACGGAGTCGCCGTCGAACCTCAGGGTGTCGGTCCCGTCGAGCAGCACCCGGCCCGCCGACGGGTCGAGATAGCGCATGAGGGCCGCGATCACCGTGCTCTTGCCCGCGCCCGACCTGCCGGTCAGCGCGATCCGGCGGGCGTGGCCGATCCGCAGGCCGACGTCTCGCACGGCGTCGGCCGCCGCCCCCGGCCAGCGGACCGCCAAGTGCTCGGCTGCCAGTTCCGCGGCGGCCGGGGCGGGGGTGGCGGGCACGGGTTCGGTGTGCGGTGCGGGCAGGGTGTCCAGCTCCGCGAGCCGGCGGGCCGAGCCGCCGGCGCCGAGCAGCCGCTGTGCCGCCTCGGGCAGGCCGGCCACCAGTTCGGCGGTGGCCAGTGGTGTCAAGGCCAGGACGGCCAGCGCCGGACCGGGGAGCTGGCCCGCACGTACGGCCAGGATGCCCAGCACGAGACCGGCGACCGACGTCAGCCCGACGCCCAGCGTGGCGATGCCGCCGCCGAGCCCGCGCCAGGCCGCCGAACGGAGGTGGCGGACGGTCAGCGCGGTGTCGATGTCCCGCAGCCGGGCGTGCCGCCGGGCCGTGGCGTCGTGGGTGATCAGGTCGGCCGAGGCCTGCAGCAACTCGACCGTTCCGGCGGTGAGGTCCGCCCGCAGCCGCGCCGTTTCGCGCTGCGCCCGGCGCTCCGTCAGACCGGCGACGACCGGGGCGACGACGCCGGCGGTGAAGAGGCCCACGGCGGCGGCGAGGCCGGCGCCGGGCAGGATGAGGCCGAGGGTGACGGCGGTCGTCGTGAGGACCACGAACGTCGACACACCCGGCACGAGGCCGCGCACGAGAACGTCCTGCTGGTTGTCCACGTCGGACACCAGCCGGTGCAGGAGGTCGCCCCGGCGCAACCGCGTCGTGCCCGCCGGCCCGATCCGGACCAGCTGTGCCCACACCCGTACCCGCAGCTCGGCCAGAGCGCGGAGCGCGACGTCATGGGACAGCAGCCGCTCGATGTAGCGGAAAATTCCCTTCGCCAGGCCGAACGTCCGCACCGCGACGATCGCCACCATGAGGCTCAGCACCGGTGGGTGCAGGGCCGCGCTCGCGATCAGCCACGACGACGTCGCCGTGAGCGCGACGCCGCAGCCCAGCGCGGCGGTCGCGGCGAGGCACGCCAGGGCCAGCCGCGACCTGTGGGGCCGGATCGCGTCGAGCAGCGGGCGCCACTTCGGGCCCGCCAAGTCCACAACGGACGGTGCGTCGGAAGCCGGCGCAGCGGCACGCACGGTCGGCGTGGAGGCCGCGGACGGAGGATCCGCTGAGGCCGGCACCGAGCTGCCGCCCATTGAGACGACACGGTCACACCGCGCCAGCACCGCGGGGTGGTGGCTGACGATCACGGCGGTCCGCCCGGCGAGCACCTTGGGCAGCCGGTCGAGGATGGCGGCCTCGGTCTCCGCGTCGACGCCCTCGGTGGGCTCGTCGAGCAGGATCAGCGGCCGGTCGAGCAGCACCGCGCGGGCCAGCGCGACACGGCGGCGCTGGCCGGTCGACAGCCCGGCGCCGAGCTCACCGACCACAGTGGACAGCGGGACGTCGAGCGCCGCGGTGTCAGCGGCCGCGACCACGGCGTCGTCGGTGGCGTCGGGGCAGCCCAGGCGGATGTTCTCCGCCACCGTCCCGGCGACCAGGTGCGGCTGCTGCGGGACCCAGGCGAGGTGCCGGTGCCAGGTCGCGCGGCCGATATCGGCCAAGTCGGTGTCGCCGAGCAGGATCCGGCCGCTGTCGGGCCGCCGCCAGCCGAGCAGGAGGTCGAGCAGGGTCGACTTGCCCGCTCCGCTCGGTCCGGTGATCCCGACGACTTCGCCGGGCGGCACGCGCAGACTGAAGGCGTCGAGGATCGGTCCGGACCGGCCTGCCACGGTGACGTCTTCGCAGAGCAGCGCCACGCGGGTGAGGTCGGGAACCGTGCGGGTGCCGGTGTCGCCGGTGGGCGTGTCGGCGAGCGCGATGATCTCCTCGGCCGCGGCCAGTCCTTCGGCGCTGTCGTGGAACCGTGCGCCGACCGCCCGCAGCGGCAAGTAGACCTCGGGCGCGAGGATGAGCACGACGAGAGCAGTCTGCAGGTCGAGCTCCCCGGCCAGCAGGCGCAGGCCGATCGACACGGCGACGACCGCGACCGACAGGGTGGCCAGCAGTTCGAGGGCGAGGGCGGACAGGAACGCGACGCGCAGGGTGCGCAGGGTCTGGGTGCGGTATTTCTCGGTGATCTCGCGCAGCGAGCGGATCTGGGCGCGGGCCCGGCCGAAGGAGGTCAGCTCGGCGAGGCCGGCGACGAGGTCGAGGAAGTGGTTGCCCAGCACGGAAAGGGTCTTCCATTGCCGCTGGACGTCGCGCTGGGTGTAGAGGCCGATGAGGATCATGAAGATCGGGATGAGCGGCACCGTGAAGCCCACGATGACCGCGGCGACCCAGTCGGCGAGCAGGATCCGCACCCCGACCACCAGCGGCACGACCGAGGCGATCAGCAGCTGCGGCAGGTAGCGCGCGAAGTAGCCTTCCAGGCGATCGACGCCGTGCATGGCCAGCGCCGCGACCTCGGCGGGGGAGCGGTCGGCCCGGCGCGGACCGATCCGCAGCGCGGCCGCGATCACGGTCTCCCGCAGCTGGGACAGCGCCCGGGCAGCGGCGCGGTGCGCGGTCGTCTCCGACACCCACGCGATTCCGGCTCGAGCAAGCACCACCAGCACGAGCATCCCGACCGGGACCAGCAGATTCCTCAGCGCGAAGCCGTCGAGGAAGGCCCACGTGATCGTCTTCGCCAGCAGCTCCGCCTGGGCGAGCACCAGCATCGCGGTGAACACGCCCAGAGCGGCGCAGGCGAGGATGAACGGTCGGACGGCGCTGGCGTGGCGGAGCAGCCGCGGATCGAGGGGCTTCACCGGCGGACCGCGGGCAGGCCGCCGCCGGCGGGGATGGAGGTGCGGCTGATGCGCTTGCGGAACACCCAGTAGGTCCACGTCTGGTAGGCCAGCACGATCGGGGTGAACGCGACGGCGACCCAGGTCATGATCTGCAGCGTGTAGTGCGTCGAGGACGCGTTGGTCGTGGTGAGGCTGAACGCCGGGTCGGTCGTCGAGGGCAGCACGTTCGGGTACAGCGACCAGAACAGCGTGACGGTGACGGCGATGATCGCGCCCGCGGTGCTCGCGAAGGCGTACCGGTCCCGGTCACCCGCGGCGAACAGCACGCCCGCGACCAGCAGCGCCGCGGCGATCAGCGATGTCAGCCACGCCCAGCCGCCGTGCTCGACCGCGGTGTAGGCGAGGAACACGCCGCCGAAGACGATCGCCGCGCCGCCGAGAGCGCGGCTCAGGCTGCGAGCCCGGTCGCGCAGCGCGTCCGTCGTCTTGAGCGTCAGGAAGACGGCGCCGTGGAAGGCGAACAGCGTGAGCGTGGCCAGGCCGCCGAGCAGCGCGTACGGGTTGAGCAGGGTGAAGAACGTGCCGGTGAAGTGGTGCTTCGCGTCGAGCGGGACGCCGTGGACGATGTTGCCGAACGCGACGCCCCACAGCAGCGCGGGCCCGGCCGAGGCGAAGACGATGATCCAGTCCCACGTGTTCCGCCAGCGCGGGCTGTCGATCTTCCCTCGGAACTCGAACGCCACGCCACGCAGGATCAGCGCGACCAGCACCAGCAGCAGGGCGAGGTAGAAGCCGGAGAACAGGCTCGAATACCAGAGCGGGAAGGCGGCGAAGGTAGCGCCGCCGGCGACGAGCAGCCAGACTTCGTTGCCGTCCCAGACCGGGCCGATGGTGTTGATCAGCACGCGGCGGTCGGTGTCGTCGCGGCCGAGGACGCGCAGCAGCATGCCGACGCCGAAGTCGAAGCCTTCGAGGACGAAGTAGCCGGTCCAGAGGACCGCGATGAGCAGGAACCAGATGTCGGTGAGGGCCATGGCGGTCTCCGGCGCTTAGTAGGCGAAGGCCGCGGGCCGCGGCTCGTCGGAATCGGTGTCGTCGCGCGGTGCTTCGGGTGGCGGGGGCCCGGCCTTGGCGTAGCGGACCATCAGGACGCCGTCGACGACCGCGAGGATGCCGTAGAGGACGGTGAAGACGATCAGCGAGGTCAGCACGCTGCCCGCGGGGACGGTGGGGGACACGGAGTCGGCGGTTTTGAGGACCCCGAAGACCGACCAGGGCTGGCGG
Proteins encoded in this window:
- a CDS encoding CBS domain-containing protein, coding for MRARDLMTAPVITVHPWTSAKEAAGLLSMHGFTALPVVDDEDGLVGIVTEADLIRGRVPADPRHVHEPRATVAGKTVGDLMTSPATAMDTGADVADLCQALVDARIRAMPIVDGSAVAGIVTRGDVVRMLAREDTEIARDVKHRLEIYGGSGRWGIDVRDGCVHITDQFDDDTDRHVARLLALAVPGVVAADTAYAGEEQAR
- the cydB gene encoding cytochrome d ubiquinol oxidase subunit II, which produces MALTDIWFLLIAVLWTGYFVLEGFDFGVGMLLRVLGRDDTDRRVLINTIGPVWDGNEVWLLVAGGATFAAFPLWYSSLFSGFYLALLLVLVALILRGVAFEFRGKIDSPRWRNTWDWIIVFASAGPALLWGVAFGNIVHGVPLDAKHHFTGTFFTLLNPYALLGGLATLTLFAFHGAVFLTLKTTDALRDRARSLSRALGGAAIVFGGVFLAYTAVEHGGWAWLTSLIAAALLVAGVLFAAGDRDRYAFASTAGAIIAVTVTLFWSLYPNVLPSTTDPAFSLTTTNASSTHYTLQIMTWVAVAFTPIVLAYQTWTYWVFRKRISRTSIPAGGGLPAVRR
- the cydD gene encoding thiol reductant ABC exporter subunit CydD; protein product: MKPLDPRLLRHASAVRPFILACAALGVFTAMLVLAQAELLAKTITWAFLDGFALRNLLVPVGMLVLVVLARAGIAWVSETTAHRAAARALSQLRETVIAAALRIGPRRADRSPAEVAALAMHGVDRLEGYFARYLPQLLIASVVPLVVGVRILLADWVAAVIVGFTVPLIPIFMILIGLYTQRDVQRQWKTLSVLGNHFLDLVAGLAELTSFGRARAQIRSLREITEKYRTQTLRTLRVAFLSALALELLATLSVAVVAVSIGLRLLAGELDLQTALVVLILAPEVYLPLRAVGARFHDSAEGLAAAEEIIALADTPTGDTGTRTVPDLTRVALLCEDVTVAGRSGPILDAFSLRVPPGEVVGITGPSGAGKSTLLDLLLGWRRPDSGRILLGDTDLADIGRATWHRHLAWVPQQPHLVAGTVAENIRLGCPDATDDAVVAAADTAALDVPLSTVVGELGAGLSTGQRRRVALARAVLLDRPLILLDEPTEGVDAETEAAILDRLPKVLAGRTAVIVSHHPAVLARCDRVVSMGGSSVPASADPPSAASTPTVRAAAPASDAPSVVDLAGPKWRPLLDAIRPHRSRLALACLAATAALGCGVALTATSSWLIASAALHPPVLSLMVAIVAVRTFGLAKGIFRYIERLLSHDVALRALAELRVRVWAQLVRIGPAGTTRLRRGDLLHRLVSDVDNQQDVLVRGLVPGVSTFVVLTTTAVTLGLILPGAGLAAAVGLFTAGVVAPVVAGLTERRAQRETARLRADLTAGTVELLQASADLITHDATARRHARLRDIDTALTVRHLRSAAWRGLGGGIATLGVGLTSVAGLVLGILAVRAGQLPGPALAVLALTPLATAELVAGLPEAAQRLLGAGGSARRLAELDTLPAPHTEPVPATPAPAAAELAAEHLAVRWPGAAADAVRDVGLRIGHARRIALTGRSGAGKSTVIAALMRYLDPSAGRVLLDGTDTLRFDGDSVRAQIAWCGPDTHLFDSTLRENLRLARPGASDDELRTALGLAQLGSWLSHLPDGLDTALGTHGTPISGGERQRVGVARALLSDRPILLLDEPTAHLDTPTATALAADVLAATAGRSALVVTHRPAEFASLPAVAVTPAGKARAVSAGRPAGSRPSTPSRYVRTST
- a CDS encoding SulP family inorganic anion transporter, which codes for MNARDLLPGRGDYDLHGPVLRTDLLAGITVGVVALPLALAFGVSSGAGPAAGLVTAVVAGIVAAVFGGSPVQVSGPTGAMAVVLAPIVAAHGPSSIALVAILGGLVVLVAGAARLGRLVGYLPWPVVEGFTLGIACIIFLQQVPAAVGTAAPPGKNPLLAAADAVAHAVTGGGVGVWTIATVALVAVIMLVLPKLHRGIPASLFAVAVATVVAEVVHAPLPRIGGLPSTLTPALPSFTLGAVGDLTGAVVAVAALAAIESLLSARVAVTMTRTGPPVGPTRPDRELVGQGLASIASGLFGGMPATGAIARTAVNVRSGARTRLAAITHALVILAVIYAATGLVSRIPLAALAGVLMVTSLKMVPLPTIREVVHASRSSAATFAVTALVTVAADLILAVEIGLLVAAFFALRHLAGAAHARRDALPGPATPGDEHIAVFGFEGAMFWGASERIVTEIAGTTDDVLVVILRLSRLHLLDASGAKALGEAIEELEARGITVLIKGIRPHHQHVLTATGALGKLRHENHLFTDLDEAAAHARSHVSRATEDARS
- a CDS encoding ArsR/SmtB family transcription factor; this encodes MPARSRTTEPLYRIKADLFKCLAHPTRIQVLEVLAAAGDDGAPVTRLLEVTGCEASQLSQHLAVLRRTRVVTSSRTGNAVEYWLAEPLVAELLVVARAFLMAGLRPGSEQLRAARELPPLPGASPQAVLDAIAARV
- a CDS encoding universal stress protein, with amino-acid sequence MSTIEPRITVGVDGSVGSAAAVAWAANLASRRHLELKVVHGLQLAGVYYGGGMLGAGAEALFDAIRADGERAIADACSLVASIDKDLVVTTEQPNEPPVPLLIEESRHARMLIVGRTGAGGFADMLLGGTAATVVAHAHCPIAVVRGRDGATAVPGSGPVVVGVDGSPNSEQALAIAFEEASLRGTPLIALHAWNDVTYEDAFGTARILTPPDTLEDDEERLLGQRLAGWQEKYPDVEVRRVLVRDRPRHALLEASAEAQLVVVGSRGRGGFTGMLLGSTSQALVQHAQCPVLVVRPEPKA
- a CDS encoding phosphoketolase family protein: MTAVEARPAALSGTELAQVDALWRAANYLSAGQIYLMANPLLREELRAEHVKPRLLGHWGTSPGLNFVYAHLNRAILTHDLNAMLVTGPGHGGPALLANTWLEGSYTEAWPEVTRDAPGMRELFKQFSFPGGVPSHVAPQVPGSIHEGGELGYSLAHAFGAAFDNPGLLVACVVGDGEAETGPLATSWHANKFLDPVRDGAVLPILHLNGYKIANPTVLSRIAPAELDALLRGYGYAPIYVEGSDPEPMHQAMAAALDSAVATLAERRGVWPMIVLRSPKGWTGPSVVDGKPVEGTWRSHQVPLAEVRHNPEHLKQLEEWLLSYRPSELFDGSGRPVADVTAMIPAGERRMGSNPHANGGVLLRPLSLPGTAAHAVSVPAPGVTVAEPTRVLGRFLRDVFALNADRANFRLFGPDETASNRLDAVYDVTGKQWQAAIEPVDENLSPDGRVLEVLSEHLCQGWLEGYLLSGRHGLFSCYEAFVHIVDSMVNQHIKWLRVHRQIPWRRPVASLNYLLTSHVWRQDHNGFSHQDPGFVDHVANKSSEVVRIYFPPDTNTLLEVAAHCLRSRDYVNVVVAGKNDTPNWLDAEQAALHCARGVSIWEWASSHTDREPDVVLGCAGDAPTLEVLAAAKILREELPDLAVRVVNVVDLMRLQPEVEHPHGLGDREFDALFTPDRPVIFAYHGYPWLIHRLAYRRTNHAGMHVRGYTEHGTTTTPFDMLVLNHMDRFQLVIDVIDRVPGLAATAGVLRQRMTEKQGRHTRYIRAHGEDLPEIRDWAWEG